One Pirellulales bacterium genomic region harbors:
- a CDS encoding DUF4404 family protein, with protein sequence MSTNTEQLKATLEQLHGQLAEIDTLDPAARDNLSAAMQEIQRALQNKTSPAAKPLMRRLGESARQFEDSHPALAGTIGSLIDALGRSGI encoded by the coding sequence ATGTCGACCAATACCGAACAACTAAAAGCGACGCTCGAACAATTGCACGGGCAATTGGCGGAAATCGACACGCTGGATCCCGCCGCCCGCGACAATCTGTCCGCGGCCATGCAGGAAATTCAACGGGCCCTTCAAAATAAAACCTCGCCCGCTGCCAAACCGCTGATGCGACGGCTCGGCGAATCGGCTCGTCAGTTTGAAGACAGCCATCCGGCGCTTGCCGGCACGATCGGCAGTCTCATTGATGCGCTGGGCCGCAGCGGAATTTGA